Proteins encoded in a region of the Zea mays cultivar B73 chromosome 2, Zm-B73-REFERENCE-NAM-5.0, whole genome shotgun sequence genome:
- the LOC103646306 gene encoding uncharacterized protein: protein MAEAAECEEERDLFADANDDVGIAGLEVADGEVHPPHHAQLQQPDEMVQHGNELPSDLIDTLLKWIPSNDEELRLRLSSRSTATPHASVAAFASAPVSHTAPWLGKFIAFEPFNVGGFDWAIYFYPDGKSGEDGMLK, encoded by the exons ATGGCCGAAGCCGCGGAGTGCGAGGAGGAGCGGGACCTATTTGCCGATGCGAATGACGACGTAGGGATCGCTGGATTGGAGGTCGCGGATGGCGAGGTTCACCCCCCTCACCACGCGCAGCTTCAGCAGCCCGACGAGATGGTCCAGCATG GAAATGAACTTCCATCAGACTTGATAGACACACTACTAAAGTGGATCCCAAGCAATGATGAGGAGCTTAGGCTTCGACTGTCCTCCCGTAGCACCGCCACACCACACGCGTCCGTGGCAGCGTTCGCCTCGGCGCCGGTCTCGCACACCGCTCCCTGGCTGGGGAAGTTCATCGCCTTCGAGCCCTTCAACGTGGGGGGATTCGACTGGGCGATCTACTTCTACCCCGATGGGAAGAGCGGCGAGGATGGTATGTTGAAGTGA